The proteins below come from a single Geobacillus thermoleovorans genomic window:
- the qoxA gene encoding cytochrome aa3 quinol oxidase subunit II, with protein MKRARWRAVLVLPFLFLLGGCVERTAVLNPQGPVARMQYDLIMWSVGFMLFIIVVVFTLFAVFLIRYREKPENAGYEPPDEEGNTLLEVVWTAIPILIVAALAVPTVKATFALEKPPTEKVKPITIHVTAANWKWIFSYPEENIETVNYVHIPAGVPVKFKLTSVGPMNSFWVPELGGQKYAMDGMETELILQADKPGSYMGRSANFSGEKFAHMEFEVVAQTGMDFRKWVNEVKQTAPKLDEKKYTQILKPGLVGRMTFSNTHLQWIDHAKQNSHHGDGKPMKNDDQHDETMTNGHHHGE; from the coding sequence ATGAAACGGGCGAGATGGCGCGCGGTGCTGGTTTTGCCGTTTTTGTTTTTGCTTGGGGGCTGCGTGGAGCGCACGGCCGTGCTCAATCCGCAAGGGCCGGTGGCGCGCATGCAGTATGATTTGATCATGTGGTCTGTCGGCTTTATGTTGTTCATTATTGTTGTTGTATTTACGTTATTTGCCGTTTTTCTCATTCGTTATCGCGAGAAGCCGGAAAATGCCGGCTATGAGCCGCCGGATGAGGAAGGGAACACGTTGCTTGAAGTCGTCTGGACGGCCATTCCAATTTTGATTGTCGCTGCGCTCGCTGTTCCAACAGTGAAGGCGACGTTTGCGTTGGAAAAGCCGCCGACCGAGAAAGTGAAACCGATCACGATCCATGTGACGGCGGCGAACTGGAAATGGATTTTCAGCTATCCGGAAGAAAACATTGAAACGGTCAACTACGTCCATATTCCAGCCGGTGTGCCGGTCAAGTTTAAGCTGACTTCGGTCGGGCCGATGAACTCGTTTTGGGTGCCGGAATTAGGTGGGCAAAAATATGCGATGGACGGCATGGAGACAGAGCTGATTTTGCAAGCCGATAAGCCCGGCTCCTACATGGGGCGGAGCGCCAACTTTTCCGGGGAAAAGTTCGCCCATATGGAGTTTGAGGTCGTCGCACAAACGGGAATGGACTTCCGCAAATGGGTGAATGAAGTGAAACAAACCGCCCCGAAGCTCGATGAGAAAAAATATACACAAATTTTAAAACCGGGGCTTGTTGGGCGAATGACGTTTTCGAACACCCACTTACAATGGATTGACCATGCGAAACAGAACAGCCATCATGGAGATGGAAAGCCAATGAAAAATGACGATCAACATGATGAAACGATGACAAACGGTCACCATCATGGGGAGTAG
- a CDS encoding TrmH family RNA methyltransferase — MEEREATSFLEQLRQEGLITESTRPVWEMILPRRLRRMYEVLNERTRYITVLIEAVDDPHNQAAVLRTAEAFGVQDVHIVTGKAPFSPNRLVTRYADQWLTLHHKPDIKTAIADLKSQGYQVYASYLGEETIPVSDIDLSQPTALLFGNEHSGVSEEALRLADGTFVIPMYGFVQSFNISVAAALALYDVTERARRQAGRHYYLLPEEKKALYEQWMWQTLNPRIRKQLQQQGYAIQTNEGQLGSFS, encoded by the coding sequence GTGGAAGAACGGGAAGCGACATCATTTTTGGAACAGCTGCGGCAAGAAGGGCTGATCACCGAATCGACGCGTCCGGTTTGGGAAATGATTTTGCCAAGGCGGCTTCGGCGGATGTATGAGGTTTTGAATGAGCGCACCCGCTATATTACCGTCTTGATCGAAGCGGTCGATGACCCGCATAACCAAGCGGCGGTGCTGCGGACGGCTGAAGCGTTTGGCGTTCAAGACGTTCATATCGTGACGGGAAAGGCGCCGTTTTCGCCGAACCGGCTTGTGACGCGCTATGCCGATCAGTGGCTGACGCTCCACCATAAGCCAGATATCAAAACGGCCATTGCCGATTTGAAAAGTCAAGGGTATCAAGTGTATGCAAGCTATCTTGGTGAGGAGACGATTCCGGTTTCCGACATCGATCTGTCCCAACCGACAGCGCTGTTGTTTGGCAACGAGCATAGCGGCGTGTCGGAAGAGGCGCTCCGCTTGGCGGACGGAACGTTTGTCATTCCGATGTACGGCTTTGTGCAAAGCTTTAACATTTCCGTCGCCGCTGCGTTAGCGCTCTATGATGTCACCGAGCGGGCGCGCCGCCAGGCCGGCCGACACTACTATTTATTGCCTGAAGAGAAAAAGGCGTTGTATGAACAATGGATGTGGCAAACGTTAAACCCACGCATTCGCAAACAGTTGCAGCAACAAGGATATGCCATTCAAACGAACGAAGGACAGCTGGGTTCTTTTTCATAA
- a CDS encoding amino acid permease: MEQKQPQLHRGLEERHISLMSLGAAIGVGLFLGSASAIEMAGPAILLGYAVSGAIMFFIMRALGEMAVEHPVAGSFSRYAYQYLGPLAGYLTGWNYWFLWVVTCIAEITAVGIYMQFWFPDTPRWAWALAALVLMTFINFLAVKAYGEFEFWFALIKIVTIVAMIIIGLGMILFGIGNGGVATGISNLWKHGGFFPHGISGVLMSLQMVMFAYLGIEMIGVTAGEVKNPQKSLTKAINSVFWRILIFYVGALFVIMSIYPWNEIGEKGSPFVLTFEKIGIHAAAGIINFVVLTAALSSCNSGIFSTSRMLFNLAEQQEAPSAFGRLTKRGIPGAALIATALVMLVGVYLNYVSEKVFQWVTSIATFGAIWTWAVILLSQLKFRKQLSAEQAQRLTFKLPLYPYSSYVSLAFLIGVAALMAYFPDTRIALIIGPAWLLLLTAVYFAKGMHRRQHGQAEEKQAG; encoded by the coding sequence ATGGAGCAAAAACAGCCGCAATTGCATCGAGGCTTAGAAGAACGGCATATCTCGCTCATGTCGCTGGGTGCGGCGATCGGCGTCGGCTTATTCCTCGGTTCGGCGTCCGCGATTGAAATGGCTGGGCCGGCGATTTTGCTCGGCTATGCAGTCAGCGGCGCCATTATGTTTTTCATCATGCGCGCGCTGGGGGAAATGGCCGTCGAACACCCGGTCGCTGGTTCGTTCAGCCGCTATGCTTATCAATATTTAGGTCCGCTCGCTGGCTACTTGACAGGCTGGAATTATTGGTTTTTATGGGTGGTCACATGCATCGCTGAAATTACGGCTGTCGGCATTTACATGCAGTTTTGGTTCCCGGACACGCCTCGCTGGGCGTGGGCGCTTGCCGCCCTGGTGCTCATGACGTTCATCAACTTTCTCGCGGTGAAAGCGTACGGGGAGTTTGAATTTTGGTTTGCGTTAATCAAAATCGTGACGATCGTCGCCATGATCATCATCGGCCTTGGCATGATCCTCTTTGGCATCGGCAACGGCGGCGTCGCCACCGGCATCAGCAATCTTTGGAAGCACGGCGGCTTCTTCCCGCACGGGATCAGCGGCGTTTTGATGTCGCTGCAAATGGTCATGTTTGCGTATTTAGGCATCGAAATGATTGGCGTAACGGCTGGGGAAGTGAAAAACCCGCAAAAATCGTTGACAAAAGCGATTAACAGCGTCTTTTGGCGCATTTTGATCTTCTACGTCGGCGCACTGTTTGTCATCATGTCCATTTATCCTTGGAACGAAATTGGCGAAAAGGGAAGCCCGTTCGTGCTGACGTTTGAAAAAATCGGGATTCACGCCGCGGCTGGCATCATCAACTTTGTCGTCTTGACCGCCGCCTTGTCGTCGTGCAACAGCGGCATTTTCAGCACCAGCCGGATGCTGTTTAACCTTGCTGAACAGCAAGAAGCGCCGAGCGCATTCGGTCGGCTGACAAAGCGCGGCATTCCGGGCGCGGCCTTGATCGCCACTGCGCTTGTCATGCTTGTCGGCGTATATTTGAACTACGTATCGGAAAAAGTGTTCCAATGGGTGACAAGCATCGCCACATTCGGCGCCATTTGGACGTGGGCGGTAATTTTGCTGTCCCAGCTGAAATTCCGCAAACAGTTGAGCGCGGAACAAGCACAACGTCTCACGTTCAAACTTCCGCTTTATCCGTACAGCTCATACGTGTCGCTTGCCTTTTTGATCGGCGTTGCCGCCCTAATGGCGTATTTCCCGGATACGCGCATCGCTTTGATCATCGGCCCAGCCTGGCTGCTGCTTTTGACGGCAGTATACTTCGCCAAAGGAATGCATCGTCGCCAGCATGGCCAAGCCGAAGAAAAGCAAGCTGGATGA
- a CDS encoding ATP-binding protein: MNKYTNSFHERPHALADSLILEHYSLSELNFETVSHYRERFARVKPGHPWNGLETKEFLYKIGAWGKLRDSSKEGLTLAGLLMFSEERIITEVLPQYFLEYREHTDGEAAGWTKRFTSQDGTWSGNIYDFYFRVLAELERHVWSDEGRALLGEALVNALVHADYGEEGGITVEKEDRSFRFANPGRFRIPIEAAMAGHTSNLRNPNIFKMFLLIDVCKRAGSGLKRMCDMQEQALACPIDISQQTNPDRTIVVLCPLQFPAEISATMETEPAGQLEQPEPEWLDPDSGQETESFITNELNFVSIDTNSVNNEENSENITKNSVNIGSNSIKNESDSVNRASISINKELKFVNSLLSSVNNDISMHDSNEKGETIDERLWKMAELARRKKRLAPAVMEQLIVRLCRERPLRLKELAELLERTPDGLRNNYLGKLLEEGKIRLKYPDQPNHPRQAYIAVDE, encoded by the coding sequence GTGAATAAATATACAAATTCGTTTCATGAACGCCCCCATGCGCTGGCAGACAGCCTGATTTTAGAGCATTACAGCTTAAGTGAGCTCAATTTCGAGACCGTCAGCCATTACCGCGAGCGGTTTGCTCGGGTGAAACCGGGCCATCCGTGGAACGGGCTCGAGACAAAAGAATTTTTATACAAAATCGGCGCGTGGGGCAAGCTGCGCGACAGCAGCAAAGAAGGGCTGACGCTCGCGGGATTGTTGATGTTCAGTGAGGAGCGGATCATCACCGAGGTGCTGCCGCAATACTTTTTGGAATATCGAGAGCACACTGACGGTGAAGCGGCAGGATGGACGAAGCGGTTCACATCACAAGACGGCACATGGTCGGGCAACATTTACGATTTTTATTTTCGCGTGTTGGCTGAGCTGGAGCGTCACGTTTGGTCGGATGAAGGGCGCGCTCTGCTTGGCGAGGCGCTCGTCAATGCGCTCGTTCATGCCGATTATGGGGAGGAAGGCGGCATCACCGTCGAAAAAGAGGATCGTTCATTTCGCTTTGCCAACCCGGGACGGTTTCGCATCCCGATTGAAGCGGCAATGGCGGGGCATACGAGCAATTTGCGCAACCCGAATATTTTTAAAATGTTTTTGCTGATCGACGTATGCAAACGCGCGGGATCGGGCCTCAAGCGAATGTGCGATATGCAGGAACAGGCGCTTGCTTGCCCGATCGATATCTCGCAGCAAACGAATCCAGACCGTACAATCGTTGTGTTGTGTCCGCTGCAATTTCCAGCTGAAATTAGCGCAACAATGGAAACAGAACCGGCTGGACAGCTGGAACAGCCGGAACCCGAATGGCTGGATCCGGACAGTGGACAGGAAACCGAGAGCTTCATAACTAACGAACTAAACTTCGTAAGTATAGACACTAACTCCGTTAACAACGAAGAAAACTCCGAAAATATAACCAAAAACTCCGTAAACATCGGGTCGAACTCCATAAAAAATGAGTCTGACTCCGTAAATAGAGCGTCGATCTCTATAAATAAAGAGTTGAAGTTCGTAAATAGCTTGCTTAGCTCCGTAAACAACGACATCAGTATGCATGACAGCAACGAAAAAGGGGAAACGATCGACGAACGGCTATGGAAGATGGCAGAATTGGCACGGCGAAAAAAACGGTTGGCTCCAGCGGTCATGGAACAATTGATCGTTCGGTTATGCCGCGAGCGGCCGCTGCGTCTGAAAGAGCTGGCAGAGCTGCTCGAACGGACGCCGGATGGATTGCGCAACAATTATTTAGGAAAGCTGTTGGAGGAAGGGAAAATCCGCTTAAAATACCCGGATCAGCCGAATCATCCGCGCCAAGCCTACATAGCGGTTGATGAATGA
- a CDS encoding FAD-dependent oxidoreductase: protein MSSLPSTVEPYWRDSVSLPSFPKLDADISADVAVIGGGISGITTAYLLSAQGARVALLEADRLLNGTTGHTTAKITAQHDLVYDEFLNHFGAEKARLYYDACMDALQFIRRTIEEQQIDCDFCEQDAYIYTMSSSSFQKLVKEWEAYERLGIDGAFVESIPLPLPVAAAVVMKRQAQFHPLKYLAKLVDSITQAGSAIYEHTPAADIEQGKRMTVITRDKKRVECDHVAVCSHFPFYDGGFYFSRMYAERSYVLGVTITEPYPGGMYLSADEPKRSIRSAAAGSDTLILIGGENHKTGQGVPTMRHYEALSSFASQLFTVNDIRYRWSAQDLTTLDKVPYIGPMTAGTPNIYVATGYRKWGMTNGTVAGMLLSDLILDRDNRYRDLYSPSRFYADPSMKQFFTTNLDVAKHFLEGKIEPVIRRPQDLARGEGAVVSVNGKRAGAYKDEAGTLHVVDTTCTHMGCELEWNSGDKTWDCPCHGSRFSIDGDVIEGPAKQPLACIELDDAK, encoded by the coding sequence ATGTCGTCCCTTCCTTCCACCGTAGAGCCTTACTGGCGCGACTCCGTTTCGCTTCCGTCGTTTCCGAAGCTCGATGCGGACATTTCCGCCGACGTCGCAGTCATCGGCGGCGGCATTTCCGGGATTACAACAGCGTATTTGTTGTCGGCGCAAGGGGCGCGCGTCGCCCTTCTGGAAGCCGACCGGCTCCTGAACGGCACGACCGGCCATACGACAGCGAAAATCACCGCCCAGCACGATCTCGTCTATGATGAATTTCTCAACCATTTCGGTGCAGAAAAGGCGCGACTCTATTATGACGCCTGCATGGACGCACTCCAGTTTATCCGCCGCACGATCGAAGAACAACAAATAGACTGCGACTTTTGCGAGCAAGATGCCTATATTTATACGATGTCTTCCTCTTCTTTCCAAAAACTAGTGAAAGAATGGGAAGCGTACGAACGGCTCGGCATTGACGGCGCCTTCGTTGAGTCGATCCCGCTCCCGCTGCCGGTGGCGGCAGCGGTCGTGATGAAGAGGCAGGCGCAATTTCATCCGCTCAAATATTTGGCCAAGCTCGTCGATTCGATCACACAGGCTGGCAGTGCCATTTACGAACACACACCAGCGGCGGATATTGAACAAGGAAAAAGGATGACAGTCATTACGCGAGACAAAAAACGGGTTGAGTGCGACCATGTCGCCGTCTGTTCTCACTTTCCGTTTTACGACGGCGGGTTTTACTTTTCGCGCATGTACGCTGAACGGTCGTACGTATTGGGAGTGACGATCACTGAACCGTACCCGGGCGGCATGTATTTAAGCGCCGATGAACCGAAACGCTCGATCCGCTCCGCAGCGGCAGGCAGCGATACGCTTATCCTGATTGGCGGCGAAAACCATAAAACCGGCCAAGGCGTGCCGACGATGCGTCATTACGAGGCGCTGTCCTCGTTCGCTTCGCAGCTGTTTACGGTGAACGACATCCGTTACCGTTGGTCCGCCCAAGATTTGACGACGCTGGACAAAGTGCCGTACATCGGCCCGATGACGGCAGGGACGCCAAACATTTATGTCGCGACAGGGTACCGGAAGTGGGGGATGACGAACGGGACGGTCGCCGGGATGCTTTTGTCTGACCTCATTCTCGACCGCGACAACCGATACCGCGACTTGTACTCTCCGTCGCGCTTTTACGCTGATCCAAGCATGAAGCAGTTTTTCACGACAAACCTTGACGTCGCCAAACATTTTCTGGAGGGAAAGATCGAACCGGTTATCCGCCGGCCGCAAGATTTGGCGCGCGGAGAAGGGGCGGTTGTCTCGGTCAACGGAAAGCGGGCGGGCGCCTATAAGGACGAGGCGGGAACGCTTCATGTCGTTGATACGACGTGCACCCATATGGGCTGCGAGCTGGAGTGGAACAGCGGCGACAAGACGTGGGACTGTCCATGCCATGGCTCGCGCTTCTCGATCGATGGCGATGTGATCGAAGGACCGGCGAAACAGCCGCTCGCGTGCATTGAACTTGATGACGCGAAGTGA
- the manA gene encoding mannose-6-phosphate isomerase, class I translates to MDFEPIFLTPVFQERIWGGTKLAERFGYDIPSSQTGECWAVSAHPHGQTVVARGPFAGMTLGQLWEERRDLFGHFPSDRFPLLTKILDANADLSVQVHPDDEYAKTHEGGELGKTECWYIIDCKPGAQLIYGHYAETKEELRAMMEAGEWDRLLRKVPIRPGDFFYVPSGTIHALCEGTLVLETQQSSDTTYRVYDYDRVDSQGRKRELHLEKAIDVTTVPHRDIDVHPHVAEFPGATVTTFVEGDYFGVQKWDVRGAFESEQAKPFLIVSILEGEGELVRKGQTYLLRRGDHFILPHQFGRFTIRGSLQAIASWPRTGK, encoded by the coding sequence ATGGACTTTGAACCGATTTTTCTCACCCCTGTCTTCCAAGAACGGATTTGGGGCGGCACGAAGCTCGCCGAACGATTCGGCTACGACATTCCGTCTTCGCAAACAGGGGAATGTTGGGCGGTGTCCGCCCATCCACACGGGCAGACAGTCGTCGCCCGCGGACCGTTTGCCGGGATGACGCTCGGACAATTATGGGAGGAACGCCGCGATTTGTTCGGCCACTTCCCGTCTGACCGCTTCCCGCTGTTGACCAAAATTTTGGACGCCAACGCCGACTTGTCAGTCCAAGTCCACCCGGACGATGAATACGCCAAAACGCATGAAGGCGGAGAACTCGGCAAAACGGAGTGTTGGTACATCATCGACTGCAAGCCGGGCGCTCAGTTGATTTACGGCCATTATGCAGAAACGAAAGAAGAGCTGCGCGCGATGATGGAAGCGGGGGAATGGGATCGTTTACTTCGGAAAGTGCCGATCCGCCCCGGCGACTTCTTCTATGTCCCAAGCGGCACGATCCACGCCCTTTGCGAAGGGACGCTCGTCCTTGAGACGCAGCAAAGCTCAGATACAACCTACCGCGTCTACGATTACGACCGTGTCGACAGCCAAGGGCGGAAGCGCGAGCTTCATCTCGAGAAAGCGATTGACGTCACGACCGTCCCGCATCGCGACATCGATGTCCACCCCCATGTCGCCGAATTTCCCGGCGCGACGGTGACGACCTTCGTGGAAGGAGACTACTTCGGCGTCCAAAAATGGGACGTCCGCGGCGCGTTCGAATCAGAGCAGGCAAAACCGTTTCTCATCGTCAGCATCCTCGAAGGCGAAGGCGAGCTTGTCCGCAAAGGACAGACATACTTGCTTCGCCGGGGCGACCATTTCATTTTGCCGCATCAATTCGGCCGTTTCACCATTCGCGGCTCCCTCCAGGCGATCGCGTCGTGGCCGCGGACAGGCAAATAA
- a CDS encoding glycerate kinase yields MKIVIAPDSFKESLSALEVAEAVERGFRSVFPEAEYVKVPMADGGEGTVQSLVDATGGRIVEVNVTGPLGEPVRAFFGLLGDGKTAVIEMAAASGLHLVPRDRRNPLVTTTRGTGELIRAALDAGATHLIIGIGGSATNDGGAGMVQALGGRLLDEDGCDIGPGGGALADLHAIDLSGLDPRLGGVRIDVACDVDNPLTGPNGASAIFGPQKGATPDMVAVLDRNLAHYADVIRRDLGKQVGDIPGAGAAGGLGAGLLAFLPAELKRGVEIVIETVQLAERVKDADLVITGEGRIDGQTVFGKTPIGVAKTAKQFGVPVIGIAGSLGDDSAVVLDHGIDALFTIVPGVVPLEKALEQAEHYVTQTARHIASVYRLGQIGKQFFR; encoded by the coding sequence ATGAAAATCGTTATTGCCCCTGATTCATTTAAAGAAAGCCTCTCGGCGCTCGAAGTCGCCGAGGCGGTGGAACGCGGGTTCCGGTCGGTGTTTCCAGAGGCTGAGTACGTGAAAGTGCCGATGGCCGATGGCGGGGAAGGGACGGTGCAGTCGCTTGTTGATGCGACTGGCGGCCGCATCGTGGAAGTGAACGTGACCGGACCGCTCGGTGAGCCGGTGCGGGCGTTTTTTGGCTTGCTCGGCGACGGGAAGACAGCGGTCATCGAGATGGCGGCTGCCTCGGGGCTGCACCTTGTCCCGCGCGACCGGCGCAACCCATTGGTGACGACGACACGGGGGACGGGAGAACTGATCCGAGCAGCGCTTGACGCCGGCGCCACTCATTTGATTATCGGCATTGGCGGCAGCGCGACGAACGACGGTGGGGCCGGCATGGTGCAGGCGCTCGGGGGAAGGCTTTTGGACGAAGACGGCTGCGACATCGGTCCGGGCGGCGGCGCGCTGGCCGATTTGCATGCGATTGACCTTTCCGGTCTCGACCCGCGTCTTGGGGGAGTCCGCATTGACGTGGCGTGCGACGTCGACAACCCGCTTACCGGTCCGAACGGAGCGTCGGCCATTTTCGGTCCGCAAAAGGGGGCGACACCGGACATGGTCGCCGTTCTCGACCGGAATTTGGCGCATTACGCAGATGTCATCCGACGCGATCTCGGCAAACAAGTCGGCGACATTCCGGGAGCGGGTGCGGCCGGCGGGTTGGGGGCGGGACTGCTCGCGTTTCTCCCGGCCGAGCTAAAGCGCGGCGTAGAGATTGTGATCGAGACGGTTCAGCTCGCGGAGCGCGTCAAAGACGCTGACTTGGTCATCACCGGCGAAGGGCGGATTGACGGACAGACGGTGTTCGGCAAAACGCCGATCGGCGTCGCCAAGACAGCGAAACAGTTCGGCGTCCCCGTCATCGGCATCGCCGGGTCGTTGGGCGACGACAGCGCCGTCGTGTTGGATCATGGCATCGACGCGCTGTTTACGATCGTGCCCGGCGTCGTGCCGCTTGAAAAAGCGTTGGAGCAGGCAGAACATTATGTGACACAAACGGCGCGGCATATTGCGTCCGTATACCGTCTTGGCCAAATAGGAAAACAATTCTTCCGTTAA